In Deltaproteobacteria bacterium, the following are encoded in one genomic region:
- a CDS encoding zinc-regulated TonB-dependent outer membrane receptor, producing the protein MREVPYIAICLALVFPVMSLAATPSGSEAEDKAETSSESAKSSTVPEGLSPEDYQLIVDALGSEAGSSPEALQLTAPASVPEQSPTVQGQSFMNPAIALIADIALAYFSSDEPLQLGAHDPTRTGFTLQQLELHAESKVDQYFDLQANLVFSEYGVEIEELYAQTLSLPWSLQVRVGQFLIPFGRINPTHPHTWSFVDQALMVGTYFGGEGGRGMGVETSWLLPIPWYAKAVISVNQNAGQCCASSYFAGSLPTINGPEDFLYTGRIEQFLELSDDWSLLFGASYMLGENQSGRGNQSHLRATDLLIKYKPVDSSERFYTSLQIEWVQRDRQVPGQTFQTHAGYAELKSGLNPYWEVATRAEWVAVLGSGPLDDSLEGNRNRYAGQITWHPTHFSRLRLQVSYDMPSWREEGIWASMLALEVLAGAHGSHTY; encoded by the coding sequence ATGAGAGAAGTGCCTTACATCGCGATTTGCCTCGCCCTAGTCTTCCCAGTGATGTCCCTTGCCGCAACGCCCTCCGGTAGCGAGGCCGAGGACAAGGCCGAGACATCCAGCGAAAGCGCAAAATCGTCTACGGTCCCAGAGGGACTTAGCCCCGAGGACTATCAACTCATTGTGGATGCATTGGGTTCTGAAGCAGGGTCGTCACCAGAAGCGCTCCAATTAACAGCGCCAGCGAGCGTCCCTGAACAAAGCCCAACCGTTCAAGGCCAGTCTTTCATGAACCCCGCCATCGCACTCATCGCGGATATCGCATTGGCTTATTTCAGCTCAGATGAGCCGCTCCAGCTTGGCGCGCACGACCCGACACGAACGGGTTTCACTTTGCAACAACTCGAACTCCATGCCGAAAGTAAGGTAGACCAATATTTCGACCTTCAAGCCAACCTGGTTTTCTCTGAATACGGCGTTGAAATAGAAGAACTCTATGCACAAACCCTCTCACTCCCATGGTCATTGCAAGTGCGCGTAGGTCAGTTCTTGATCCCTTTTGGTCGTATCAACCCAACCCACCCACACACTTGGAGCTTCGTTGACCAGGCACTCATGGTGGGAACCTATTTTGGCGGCGAAGGTGGACGCGGCATGGGTGTCGAAACATCCTGGCTACTGCCCATTCCTTGGTATGCGAAAGCCGTTATTTCCGTGAACCAAAATGCTGGTCAATGCTGTGCATCGAGCTACTTTGCCGGGAGCCTGCCGACCATTAATGGGCCTGAAGACTTTCTCTACACTGGGCGCATTGAGCAATTTTTAGAGCTCTCTGACGATTGGTCGCTCCTCTTTGGAGCATCTTATATGCTGGGAGAGAACCAAAGTGGCCGCGGCAATCAGTCTCACTTGCGTGCAACCGACCTCCTCATCAAATACAAACCTGTCGACTCCAGCGAACGGTTTTACACCAGTCTGCAAATCGAATGGGTTCAACGCGATCGGCAGGTACCAGGACAAACCTTTCAAACCCACGCTGGTTACGCTGAGTTAAAATCCGGGCTCAATCCCTACTGGGAGGTAGCCACCCGAGCGGAATGGGTTGCCGTCCTGGGCAGCGGCCCCCTCGACGACTCTCTCGAAGGAAACCGCAATCGCTATGCTGGCCAAATAACCTGGCATCCTACCCACTTCTCAAGGCTTAGACTCC